In the genome of Thermoplasma sp. Kam2015, the window AGTTCAAGGGTGGAAAAATACTCATAAGCGTGTCGACACAGTGGTACAAATGCCCACCCGTTCCCTGGGAGATGGCACTACTTTTGGACGATTACTTCAAGAGAAAGGGGATGAGGGATAAGGTGGATATAACCGTTGCACATCCAGTCTCGAAGCCCATGGAGATGTACGGGCCTGGGCTATCTAATCCTTTCTCCGCCATCCTAGAGGAGAGGAACATTCACGGCATATATGGCCAGATGGTGTCATCCGTGGATGCTGAGAAGGAGGAGGCCGTGCTGAGCAAGGGCGAGGGCTTCAAGTTCGATCTTGCCATAGTCGCGCCTCCGCACCTGCCGCCGGATTTCATAAAGAACAACGACGATCTCCGTTCGCAGAGTGGCTGGGCTGCCACTAACCTTAGGGACTTCAGGAATCCAAAGTACAGCGAGATCTTCGCCATAGGCGATGTCATCGCACCCACGATACAGATAGGCATGGCCGGCGTTCTAGCCCATTTCCAGGCTGATACCGCCTCATCTGCCATAGCCGAGGAGATCGCAGGTTATCCATTCATAGATTACAACAAGGTGGCTGTGTGCATAATAGCTACAGGCGGATCAGGCATATTCTCGTACTGCGACCTGTCCAAAAAGATGGCGGATCCGAGTACCAAGTTTCCGGAATGCAGGATGATAGGCAACGATCCGCTGTTTCGCTTTGCCCATGACCTTTATGAGGTAAACTTCCTATCGTCGATATACGGGAGCAGGTGATTGCGATGTCTGATGATGATATGAAGAAGATTGCGGAAACGATACAGGATCTCATGCCAACGATAGAACTCCTGAAGAGCATGCAGGAAAGCGGCCTTACTGAAACGCTTTCCTACCTCGTCGAGAATTTCAACGTGATATTCAACTACACGACAAAGATGGAATTATACGATCTGATAACTGCAGCCAGGAAGCTGGCAAAGGTCATAGAGCCCTTATCAAGGTTGGACGACGGCGAACTTGAACCGCTAGCAGATGTGGTAGCGTCCCTTCCGGACATAATCGAAGAGGCCAGGAAGGGGGCAAAGGAGAGGAAGACAGGCATCATGGATCTTCTCAAGACTATGAGATCCGAGGACTTCGTCTTCCTGATGCTGATCGCCATGGCCATATCTGAAAGGATGAGGAAGTAGAGAACGTAACGAAGCTTCCGGATCCGCTCAACGTGCTCGCATTGTGCCGCCGGACGGGCTCCCGGGCTGCTTAGAACGCAGGAGGAATGAATACAGGCCCAGCGGAGCTCGTCCCTTCTGATCCGGCTCTCTGAGGCCTATGAAGAGAAACGCCGAGATGAACCTGCCCGCGAACACGATCATGTAGGAGTATATCAGCGCAGTTCTTATTGGAAACAGCGCCTCCATGAACGCGAGTATGTAGCCGCCGGACAGCGCTCCGATGAGGTACACCAGGCCGTTGAAGCCGTTCATGATGGATATGTACTCCGCCCTGTGTCCATCTGGCACTATGTCAAGAAGATAGGAGTTCATGACCACATTCTGTATTGATCCGAGTATGCCGCTGTATATCTCCATTGCTACGAACTCCCTGAAATTGGAGAAGAAGGCGTAGAACAGCGGTATTGCGCTGAGCATGACCCTGTTTCCGAATATCAGCGGGGGCCTGCTAACCCTGTCAGTTATCCTACCGAGCAGATACTGCACCACAACCGAAGTGAAGAGCGAGGCTATGGTGAGCAGGGCAACCTGCGATAGATCGAATTTCATAACAAGAACTATGGTCATGGGGAACATCGGCCATGCCATGGACCAGAAGAGGCCCTGCACGTTCATGGCCATGAAATACCTGTAGAAGAGCCTGTTTTCGCGCCTCAGGTTCTTCAGTGTGATCATCAGGTTGCCGGAGAATTTCCTCGCTGCGCTTGATTCGTTCAGGAATGCCATAAGCACCGCAGATATGATGTATGATCCGGCCGCAGCGGAGAACGGTATGAAGATGTCCCGTGTCACGCTTCCTCTGAAAAGGAAGACCATGGCTATAAGCGAAGCTATCGTGCCTATGGAACTCAGCACGTTGACTATTGAAAGGAATCTACCGCGCACAGTGCTGTTTATCTGATCAGCTATGAGCGAGAACCAGTTCACGGTGATCAAGGATCCGAAGAGCGATATGGCGGCGTACACCATGATGAGGCCAAGCGGGGTCCTTATGTAGCTCAGCATATACCACAGGACGGCCAGGACAACGCTGCCTGAGATCAGAAATGGCTTTCTCCTCCCGAACCTGTCGCTGAGGCGCCCCCACAGTATCTGGCCACCGTTTGATATTGCGTTTGCTGTGGACTGCAGCCAGCCCATCTCCACAGCCGTTGCACCTATGAATACACCGAATACTCCTATGAAGCTGCTGGCGGCCGTTGCACCGGCTGAAACGATAAACGATCTTATGGCTATCAGGGTGCCGTTCTTCATAATTCAGTCCTGTGAATTGAGGTCTGGCATCCCCCTGCCTTATTTTAATCTTACCCTGCACCGATATATTTCGCTGCGGATCGCCACTTAAAAAATCGATCATAGATATATCTCAGTATCTTCGGTTCTTTGCCATGACTATGACGAGTATGGCCAGCAATATCAGCAGGCCTCCGAAGTACTGCATGGCGCTGAGGCCTATCCCAAGCAGCATGTACGATGATAGGGCTGCAGCCACTGGTTCAAGCGTGCCCGATACTGCGGCCTCAACAGGGCTGATGTACCTCATGCTTCCGATGTAGAGATAGAAGGCAAGCGCCGTGCCGAAAATTATGACGAAAAGCGTGAGCCCTATGACCGGAAGCACATCGCCATGCGGTATGTGATAGAAGTACAGGTATCCGGAGTATGATCCAAACGGTACGGAAACGATGCCGCCGATCAACATGCCGGACGATACCGTTTTAATGCCGCCGTACTCCTTCACCACCTTCGACGAGGTCACCGTATACAGCGCTGCGGCGGCTGCCGTGGCAAGACCGAGGGCGGTTGTAAGTGTGCCTATGCGCACAGATTCACCTCCTGTTGGAAAGCCTGTTGTCAGCTCGTATATTCCCATTACAGAGAGGATGAGCGAAAATACAAGGTAAGGAAGGGATATGCCCCTCGACATGGCGTAATCGTAGACGGCAACCATGGGGAAGAACAGGAACTGGAGAAGGGTCGCAACAGGGGCATTGGAATAGGATATGGTGGCCAGATAGAGTATCTGTACACCGAAGAGGCCCGGTATTGCGAACGTGAGGAACGTCCATATATGGCGCATGCCTACGAAGCCCCGGGAGATCGCCAGCAGTATCAACCCGGAGAAGACCATGCGTATGGTCACAAGGGTAGAGAAGGGCATGCCGTAGCGATCGAACAGTATGGAAGACACAGTTCCAGAAAGACCCCACAGTGCAGATCCCACTATCGCATACGCCAGCATCCTGTACCTCATCGCCCGCTCGGTATTCAATATATGATATACGCCTATGATCGTTATATTTTTTTATTCACAGGCGTTGACATCATACGATCAGCGTAATAGCCACCGCATTCAACAGGAGGGAATTTCTGAGGCATGCACTGCTTTCCCTGATCAACCAGGATGCGGATCCCGATTCCTTCGAGATCGTTGTTTCCAAGAACTTCTACGATCAGCGAGTTGACGAACTGTGCTCCGATCGCGGCATAAGGGATGTGACCACCGATTCCTCGTCATCCGGCGAACGCGTATACGATGCCCTGCATGCTTCACATGGAGAGTTCGTACTGTTTCTGGATGATGATGACATATTTTACAGGACAAAGGTTTCGCGCGTTATGCAGGTGATATCGATGGACGGAATTGCATTTTACAGGAATGCGATATTCCCGGTTACTGCGGATGGCCATGTGGCGGCAGGATACCAGCCCCACATGGATGCGCCGCTGCGCATAGATCGCCCGGGCAGATCGGATGCCCATCGCATGCGCAGGCTGAACTGCATGTTCAACAGCAGCTCCATGGGCATTTTAAGGGACATCCTGGACGACCATGCTGGCGATCTTAGGCGGATAGCGCTGGCCGTTGATACATTCTATTTCGCGATGGCCCTATCCACTGGAAGGCCAGTATACTGCGACAGCAGCGTTGAATCGATATATCGCATAATGCCCAGGAGCACGTCAAGGGATCTGCGGAGCTTCAGCAGCTTCGTGGCCTTCGAAAAATCGTTCCTCCACAGGTACGTGCCGGATCTCGAAAGGATCAATGATATGGTGCGCGGTACGCCGGCCGAAGCCTTCATGGAATCGGAGCTCTCCATCTACGAGATGCTGCTTTACGTCTTCGAGGATGATGAGTGCGAAAGCAGGCCTCCCATCTCCCGCCGTTTGAGGTTCCTCAGAATGAGGTTTCCCTGTTCACTCATGTATTCCCGAACTCTGAGAAATCTTGCGATGGAGTGCGAGTTCAGGAGGGATATGGGGCGCATATACGGAGATGTGCGTTGAAAGGCCATGCTTACCTAACGCCTTCATCCTCATGGGATCGAAACACCGCTCGTCATCGCTTGTCGTCCCAGAGCTACCTAAAATTTATACGCACATTTGATCTATCTTGATCCGGTAGAATATTGACCCCACAGAAGATCGACATGGACGGGCATTCGCTCTTCTTCAAGAACATCGCCAGCGGAAGCAAGGGAAACTGCACTCTCATCTGGGACGACAGTGATCTCATAGTCATAGATCTTGGAATAACGATGAGGAAGTTCATGGAATCGTTCAAGGCCCTCTCGCTGGAAAACAGGGAAATATCGCTGTTCATAAGCCATGAGCATTCCGACCATATCGGCGGCGTTCCCATAACATCAAAATATGTAGATATGGATATATATGCAAGACCGGCCATAGCGCATTCCTTCAGGAAGAAGACGTACGAGATGGACGGAACCCTCGTTGTTGGCAATTTTGAGATAAGGGCATTCGAAATACCGCATGATGCTGCTGATCCAGTGGGTTTTTCTGTGCACTGGCATGATCGCAAGATATCAGTTGTATCCGATCTGGGCAAGGTCACGGATCGCGTGATCGATGGCGTGAAGGATTCAGACATTCTCGCATTCGAGTCAAACCACGATGTTGAGATGCTCAGGACAGGCAGCTATCCGGAGGTTCTGAAGAGGAGGATACTCAGCGACCACGGCCATCTCTCCAATGAGCAGTCTGCCGAGGCCATAGCAAAGGTCTCTACGGATCGCACCAGGATAATACTCACGCACCTCAGCCAGGAGAACAACACGCCGGAAACGGCTATCAAAGAGGTAAAGAGCTACCTTGACAACAGAAATGTGCCGTATATGAGCATAGAAACGGCTGATCAGTATAGGGGAAGCAGCCTCTACGTCCTTGAAAGATGAAGAAATTATCCTTTCGAAATAAAATATGGCTTCTGTGATCCGGATCTTCCAGATCACTTATCGCATTTTCCCGTGGGGCATGCCGGATCGAATGTGGAATCCAGCTTAAGGTACTTGTCCGGCATCTTTGTCACGAGTTCTATGACCTCCTTCTCCTCTGGCTTCTTAGTCTCTGCCGTACCCGCTGTGAGCACCTGAACTGATTTGCTCTTGTCCCTGTAGACCGTTATGCCCTTGCAGTGGAGATCCTTGGCCATCCTGTATGCCCTTGCTATGTCCTCCCTTGTGGCGTCGCTCTTCATGTTTATCGTCTTCGATACGCCAGAATCGCAGTACCTCTGGAACGTGGCCTGCATGAGCACATGCCACTGCGGATCTATCTCGTGAGCGGTCACGAATATCTTCTTTAGATCCTCGTTTATCTTTACGTTCTCCAGATTTCCGGTCTCTGCTACCTCCCTCATGAGCTCCTCCGTGTATATGCCAAGCTCGCGTGTCTTCTCCTCGAAGAGCGGGTTGACCTCAAGCAACTCCTGGCCGTTAAGCACGTGCCTCACGAAGGCGAGGGCAAATATAGGCTCTATGGATGATGAGCATCCGGCGATTATTGATATGGTGCCTGTTGGGGCTATGGTCGTCGTGGTTGAGTTTCTCATCTTGATGCCCTCCTTCTCCCACTCAGA includes:
- a CDS encoding NAD(P)/FAD-dependent oxidoreductase; this translates as MTKNIVIIGAGAGGGISLSQLRHALKDEDVKITLIDKIGRTDFQPSYVFLALGEKRTNDIFRDMSSLNTDRIKTVKDEVVEVDAANRVVKTTKGSYQYDYLIMSPGPKIENAALKGHEATHSVWTMEDSIRLRDSIREFKGGKILISVSTQWYKCPPVPWEMALLLDDYFKRKGMRDKVDITVAHPVSKPMEMYGPGLSNPFSAILEERNIHGIYGQMVSSVDAEKEEAVLSKGEGFKFDLAIVAPPHLPPDFIKNNDDLRSQSGWAATNLRDFRNPKYSEIFAIGDVIAPTIQIGMAGVLAHFQADTASSAIAEEIAGYPFIDYNKVAVCIIATGGSGIFSYCDLSKKMADPSTKFPECRMIGNDPLFRFAHDLYEVNFLSSIYGSR
- a CDS encoding MFS transporter yields the protein MKNGTLIAIRSFIVSAGATAASSFIGVFGVFIGATAVEMGWLQSTANAISNGGQILWGRLSDRFGRRKPFLISGSVVLAVLWYMLSYIRTPLGLIMVYAAISLFGSLITVNWFSLIADQINSTVRGRFLSIVNVLSSIGTIASLIAMVFLFRGSVTRDIFIPFSAAAGSYIISAVLMAFLNESSAARKFSGNLMITLKNLRRENRLFYRYFMAMNVQGLFWSMAWPMFPMTIVLVMKFDLSQVALLTIASLFTSVVVQYLLGRITDRVSRPPLIFGNRVMLSAIPLFYAFFSNFREFVAMEIYSGILGSIQNVVMNSYLLDIVPDGHRAEYISIMNGFNGLVYLIGALSGGYILAFMEALFPIRTALIYSYMIVFAGRFISAFLFIGLREPDQKGRAPLGLYSFLLRSKQPGSPSGGTMRAR
- a CDS encoding DMT family transporter produces the protein MNTERAMRYRMLAYAIVGSALWGLSGTVSSILFDRYGMPFSTLVTIRMVFSGLILLAISRGFVGMRHIWTFLTFAIPGLFGVQILYLATISYSNAPVATLLQFLFFPMVAVYDYAMSRGISLPYLVFSLILSVMGIYELTTGFPTGGESVRIGTLTTALGLATAAAAALYTVTSSKVVKEYGGIKTVSSGMLIGGIVSVPFGSYSGYLYFYHIPHGDVLPVIGLTLFVIIFGTALAFYLYIGSMRYISPVEAAVSGTLEPVAAALSSYMLLGIGLSAMQYFGGLLILLAILVIVMAKNRRY
- a CDS encoding glycosyltransferase family A protein produces the protein MATAFNRREFLRHALLSLINQDADPDSFEIVVSKNFYDQRVDELCSDRGIRDVTTDSSSSGERVYDALHASHGEFVLFLDDDDIFYRTKVSRVMQVISMDGIAFYRNAIFPVTADGHVAAGYQPHMDAPLRIDRPGRSDAHRMRRLNCMFNSSSMGILRDILDDHAGDLRRIALAVDTFYFAMALSTGRPVYCDSSVESIYRIMPRSTSRDLRSFSSFVAFEKSFLHRYVPDLERINDMVRGTPAEAFMESELSIYEMLLYVFEDDECESRPPISRRLRFLRMRFPCSLMYSRTLRNLAMECEFRRDMGRIYGDVR
- a CDS encoding MBL fold metallo-hydrolase, whose amino-acid sequence is MTPQKIDMDGHSLFFKNIASGSKGNCTLIWDDSDLIVIDLGITMRKFMESFKALSLENREISLFISHEHSDHIGGVPITSKYVDMDIYARPAIAHSFRKKTYEMDGTLVVGNFEIRAFEIPHDAADPVGFSVHWHDRKISVVSDLGKVTDRVIDGVKDSDILAFESNHDVEMLRTGSYPEVLKRRILSDHGHLSNEQSAEAIAKVSTDRTRIILTHLSQENNTPETAIKEVKSYLDNRNVPYMSIETADQYRGSSLYVLER